The following coding sequences lie in one Monomorium pharaonis isolate MP-MQ-018 chromosome 1, ASM1337386v2, whole genome shotgun sequence genomic window:
- the LOC118644568 gene encoding uncharacterized protein LOC118644568 has product MLSDNIFVKKKKEEKLTPNWPKNSHGKKEAFVTGSALYANLRSQVEPVSRHSSQKHPISDRCTSSTNRLVRKRRIGSRWPREISFISNSSARTFRSAIRVDAKSAAIIRAHEASTEINPRRFGREIEIMMLHGAPILSFDAKPLRVPRETSRMISRDDVAHSERRQWNRVTRWTGDKAPARRRKKIGLGQERNGRRLDRLRRHSKDSTRKWKTRR; this is encoded by the exons ATGTTAAGcgataacatttttgttaaaaaaaaaaaagaagaaaaattgacTCCAAATTGGCCGAAGAATTCACATGGAAAGAAAGAAGCGTTTGTAACAGGGAGTGCTCTATATGCAAATTTGAGGTCGCAGGTGGAGCCCGTATCGAGACATTCCAGCCAGAAACATCCAATTTCGGACCGATGCACGTCGAGCACGAACCGTCTCGTGCGAAAGCGGCGCATCGGATCGCGTTGGCCCCGTGAAATTTCGTTTATTAGTAACTCGTCCGCGCGCACATTCCGATCTGCGATCCGCGTTGACGCCAAGTCGGCGGCAATCATTCGGGCTCATGAGGCGAGCACCGAGATAAATCCGCGACGGTTCGGTcgtgaaattgaaataatgatGCTGCACGGCGCGCCGATTCTCTCGTTCGACGCGAAACCGTTACGTGTGCCGCGAGAGACATCACGAATGATATCGCGAGATGACGTCGCCCATTCGGAACGAAGACAATGGAATCGAGTCACACG ATGGACCGGCGACAAAGCTCCCGCTCGAAGGCGGAAGAAGATAGGTCTCGGACAAGAGAGAAACGGGAGGAGGCTGGACCGGCTACGCCGACACAGTAAAGACAGCACGCGGAAGTGGAAGACGCGAAGATAG